In Microplitis mediator isolate UGA2020A chromosome 9, iyMicMedi2.1, whole genome shotgun sequence, the DNA window GACGCAACTAAAAATGCCAGCGGGTTTGATCACTGCAACATcagagatataaaattatttttgaactctcAGAGTTATCCTTATGGGAATTTGAATCTCAACATTGCAAATAATCAATATGCTTTGTTGTAcgatatgtatataaatttccaaatttcatactacaacAAAGAACCAGAGCCACTGctgacaaagaaaaaatttttggaacaaGCACCACTGTATGTTATCGATTGCTCGAAACAAAACGAATCAATTAAATCTGGACCAGTGGACTTTCGCCTGGAATTTGAATCTGCAAATCAATTTCCTGCGCCGACATCACCTTATTGCCTCATTATACATGATCGCATAGTTGAGTATAATCCCATAAGCAGGATCGTACGAAAACTAATATGAAGACTATTCAATTTAATCCAACACCAACCATAcattatatgtatgtatggagaTTTGCACACGAACAAGCAAGAAGAGGCGAATGGGAGCAAGCAGCAAGAGACCGAGAACGATTTGAAcaaagaattaataaattaaatatagttattgaacctgtattaattaaaaaacttacatttataaatgaataaacttttttatattgatatatattgttttttattattttgaacctaaaatatacatttaagtCTTACATaaccttaaatattttacataactCAAATACATACGAAACtatagtatttattttcttaaccttaaatatttttttatttcacataACTTCAAATACATACGAAActgtagtattttttttcttaaccttgaatatttttttatttcacataACCTGAAATACATACAAaactatagtatttttttcttaacctaaaaatatacattttggTCTTAAATAACctcaaatacataataaactatag includes these proteins:
- the LOC130674160 gene encoding uncharacterized protein LOC130674160 — encoded protein: MADKQKIEALNYITSDPAISVSFRAWELYEYPLLPNTSKHIWAVKTSTQLEKPRFVILGFQTARKNDATKNASGFDHCNIRDIKLFLNSQSYPYGNLNLNIANNQYALLYDMYINFQISYYNKEPEPLLTKKKFLEQAPLYVIDCSKQNESIKSGPVDFRLEFESANQFPAPTSPYCLIIHDRIVEYNPISRIVRKLI